The following proteins are encoded in a genomic region of Ostrea edulis chromosome 7, xbOstEdul1.1, whole genome shotgun sequence:
- the LOC125671927 gene encoding uncharacterized protein LOC125671927 encodes MELTDEKRKEIEDRFSIECLRGNQVNGIKAVCNGKDVFVGLKTGSGKSMIYESIPVICHDACVIVVTALVSIMKEQTERLCKLGFTCTYIGKDPDDDDVLQEGGFQFIFGSPEALVGEKKWRDMVSKLREKIKVIVVDEAHTVVQWGEGNDHHKAFREHFSQIGELRAICPDVPIAALTATSGPAQRRKITRSLCFRTSETVIISESPDRKNIKISSMCVPNNSEIEDVMGWLLNEFEKKKETLPRHIIFSESISDVSKIYAIFRKRIGKSEHYEMFHSKTVEGRKEYIRSDMTKDGKIRILICTNSAGMGVNFYKVHNIIHYGLPREMDTFVQQMGRAGRDGEFAHELIIYKFHKGQLKRVEEELVQLAKDSKCRREILCSSYGCKLEKVIPMHMCCDV; translated from the exons ATGGAGTTGACAGATGAAAAGAGAAAAGAGATTGAAGACAGGTTTAGCATAGAGTGTTTGAGGGGAAATCAAGTAAATGGGATCAAAGCGGTTTGTAATGGAAAGGATGTATTCGTAGGATTGAAGACGGGTAGCGGGAAATCTATGATTTACGAAAGCATTCCCGTCATTTGTCATGACGCTTGTGTCATAGTTGTGACAGCCCTTGTTTCCATAATGAAAGAACAAACGGAAAGACTCTGCAAGCTAGGTTTCACTTGTACATATATTGGAAAGGACCCAGACGACGATGATGTGTTACAGGAAGGGGGATTTCAGTTTATTTTTGGCAGTCCGGAGGCACTGGTTGGCGAGAAGAAGTGGAGGGATATGGTATCTAAATTAAGAGAGAAAATTAAAGTCATCGTCGTGGACGAGGCCCACACAGTTGTTCAATG ggGTGAAGGAAATGATCACCATAAGGCCTTTAGGGAACATTTCAGTCAAATAGGAGAGTTGAGAGCAATTTGCCCAGACGTCCCTATAGCTGCCTTAACCGCAACATCAGGTCCTGCACAGCGTCGCAAAATCACGAGAAGTCTTTGCTTCAGGACATCTGAAACTGTGATCATATCAGAGTCTCCCGATaggaaaaacattaaaatatcctCAATGTGTGTCCCTAACAACAGTGAAATTGAAGATGTAATGGGTTGGTTGTtgaatgaatttgaaaagaaaaaggaaACACTTCCAAGACATATAATATTTTCAGAATCAATAAGTGATGTGTCTAAAATTTATGCAATATTTAGAAAAAGGATAGGAAAAAGTGAACATTATGAAATGTTTCATAGCAAAACAGTAGAAGGCAGAAAAGAATACATTAGGTCAGATATGACAAAAGATGGAAAAATTAGAATTTTGATATGTACCAATTCGGCAGGCATGGGTGTAAATTTCTACAAAGTACATAATATTATTCATTATGGCCTCCCAAGAGAAATGGACACTTTTGTTCAACAGATGGGTAGGGCAGGCAGGGATGGAGAATTTGCGCATGAACTTATTATTTACAAATTCCACAAGGGACAATTAAAACGAGTTGAAGAGGAACTTGTTCAATTGGCTAAAGATTCAAAGTGTAGACGAGAAATTTTGTGTTCGTCTTATGGATGTAAACTTGAGAAGGTGATTCCAATGCATATGTGTTGTGATGTCTGA